In Hippocampus zosterae strain Florida chromosome 3, ASM2543408v3, whole genome shotgun sequence, a genomic segment contains:
- the LOC127597752 gene encoding C-C motif chemokine 13-like has translation MMASHLPLSVLVLLLVAVTFSEGLRGFGPKNCCYRFNENPIASQRVVSYVKTPQQCPIPAVRLRTVMGRYMCARSSASWVKNLISELDDKIIPGMTNQL, from the exons ATGATGGCCTCTCATCTTCCTCTGTCTGTGTTGGTGCTGCTGTTAGTGGCTGTAACTTTTAGTGAAG GTTTGCGGGGATTTGGACCGAAGAACTGTTGCTATCGTTTCAATGAGAACCCAATTGCGTCACAGCGAGTAGTTAGTTATGTCAAGACTCCGCAACAGTGCCCCATTCCTGCTGTGAG ACTGAGGACAGTGATGGGTCGTTACATGTGTGCCAGATCTTCAGCCTCATGGGTGAAAAACCTCATCAGCGAACTTGATGACAAAATAATCCCAGGAATGACAAATCAGTTATAA